AGCGCGAGCCGAGCCAGGTGTCCACCCGGGGAGAAGGCGAGCTGCCGCCGGCCTCGGCGGACGGTGGCTCTCCCGCGGGCAATGTCTCCGCCGCGGATCCCGGTCGCGTGGATCCGCAGGAAGTTCGACCCGAAACAGAGGAAGGTGAACCATCATCGAGCGACGAGGCGGTCGCCCGGAGAACGGACGCCGACCTGGTGACGGACATGATCGGCACGACAGAGGCGGCACGAGGCATGGAGATGCTGGCCGCGGTGTATCAACGCCACGATGAAGCACTGGGTACGGTGATCGACGCCTTCGGGTGACCGAGGAACCGCCGCCCGGGGACGCCCGGCGCGGTGAGAGTCCAGCAACCACGGGCCGCGTCCGGATTCGGGCGCGGCCTCGCCCGTACCGGGGGCCGTGGTTGCCAATTGTTGTTACAACGATTATCGTCCCCGACCCATGAACACGATCGCGAACGACACCACCTACGACGTCCTCTGCGTCGGGGCCCACCCCGACGACGTGGAGATGGCCATGGGCGGCACCGTGGCCGGACTGGTCGACGCCGGCCACCGCGTGGCCATCGTCGTCCACACCCACGGCGAGATGGGCACCTTCGGTGACGCCGAGACCCGGGTGCGCGAGGCACGTGCCGCGGCCGAGGTCCTCGACGTGGGCCTCCGGATCCTCGAGCATCCCGATGGCGCCCTGCAGGACACGCTCGAGACCCGCCACGAGATGGTGTCGATCCTCCGCGAGCTGCGGCCGCAGCTCGTCTTCGCGCCGTACCCGCACACGCGGACCGGCGCCCTCGACGGGCGGGCCAACGTCGACCATCTGGCCTGCGGCACGATCGTCCGCGAGGCGACGAAGCTCGCGCGCTTCCGTCGGCTGATGCCAGATGTCGAGCCGCACACCGTGCGCCGGCTCTTCTACTACATGCTGCCCGACGACGTGCTGCCTTCGTTCGTGGTCGACGTGTCGGACCACCGCGAGCGGCTCGAGTCCGCGATCTCGGCCTACGCCTCGCAGATGCAGATCCGACGCGGCGAACGGCGCGTGCTCGACATGCTCATGCTCCTGCGCCAGCACGCGGGGCTGCGGATCCACGCAGAACTCGGCGAGGGCTTCCTGAGCGTCGAACCGTTGAGCGGTCCGGCCGAGAGCCTCATGCGGGTCTGAATCCGGGCCCGGAACTTGATGTTCCGGTGTCCGGGTCGCACTCAAGCGACGGGTTCTTCGTGCCGATCTCCGGGGCGAGGAGGGTGTCCGCGTGGAACCGACGCTCGACAATCGCATGATCCTGGGTGGCATGGGCAACCTGCGCCTCGCTCCGCACGTGCGCGAGGGGCGGGGTGTCGCGCCCGGTCGGGGCGTTGCCGCCGATCCGCGCCCTTCCGCGCCGGCGGACGGATCTTCCTCTTCGGCTGCTGGCGGCGAGCGGGTCTCCATCTCGGCCGAGGCGCGGGCCGCCTTCGAACAGGCCCTCGGGCGCGCGGGCGGTGCCGGTCCGCGCGGCAGTGTGCCTGCGGTCTCGGGAGCCGGGTACGAGGCCCGTGGGGGGGGCGAAGGGCGCCGAGACGCGACCGGGCAGGAAGTCGGTGCACAGCGGCAGGAACGCCCGACCGACGTCGAGGCGCGGTTCCTGTCCGCCGTCGCCGCCTATGCGGAGTCCACCGCTCCCGACCACGGGCAGACACCGAGCAGCCCGGCTGCCGGTGCCGGTGTCCGCGCATCGCTCCCGCCGGGCGGACTCTACGCCTGATCCCTCGGGTCGGCGTGGTCGATCGACCCATCGTCCGCTAGGCTCGCTCCACCATGGAAAGCACCCTTCGTTGGATCCTGCGCCTCAGTGCGCTCTACGACCTCGGCGCGTTCGCCGTACTGCTGGCCATGCCGGCGTGGTTGTTCGTCCTGTTCTCCCACCCGAGGCCCGAGAACCCCTTCCTGTTCCGCTTGGCCGGTCTGCCGCTGCTCATGGCACCCGTCGTGTACTGGATGGCGTCGAACCGACCGCTCGAGCGACCCTCGTTGGTGCGGGCGTCAGTGCGGTTGCGCGTCGTGGGGGCACTGGGAATCACCGCCGTCGTCCTGTGGCACCGCCCCCCCGGAGCCCTCGCCTACTGGAGTTTCGTGGTCGCCGACCTGATGTGGGCGGGTCTGGTGGCGTGGCAGTGGAAGCGCACGGCCACGCGGGTCGTCGGGCGCGTCTAGGCCCGGGCCGCGGATCCGGACCGTCTCTGCGGACACCGGCGGGTGGGGGACGCACCCATCGGATCGGTCGTCGTTCCACGAGTTCTCTCCCGGACCGTGAGCCGTGATCGTCCCGGGCGATGGAGGATCGCCCGATGCACGACGACGTCCACTGGCTCGGCGCGAGCCGGCTCCTCGATCTGTACCGGCGAC
The sequence above is a segment of the Candidatus Krumholzibacteriia bacterium genome. Coding sequences within it:
- a CDS encoding PIG-L family deacetylase, with product MNTIANDTTYDVLCVGAHPDDVEMAMGGTVAGLVDAGHRVAIVVHTHGEMGTFGDAETRVREARAAAEVLDVGLRILEHPDGALQDTLETRHEMVSILRELRPQLVFAPYPHTRTGALDGRANVDHLACGTIVREATKLARFRRLMPDVEPHTVRRLFYYMLPDDVLPSFVVDVSDHRERLESAISAYASQMQIRRGERRVLDMLMLLRQHAGLRIHAELGEGFLSVEPLSGPAESLMRV
- a CDS encoding flagellar basal body protein, with product MDIGSIVASGMQAMRQKADAHAHNVANARTPGYQRLAVRTTERPRGGVGLSVEREPSQVSTRGEGELPPASADGGSPAGNVSAADPGRVDPQEVRPETEEGEPSSSDEAVARRTDADLVTDMIGTTEAARGMEMLAAVYQRHDEALGTVIDAFG